One stretch of Podospora bellae-mahoneyi strain CBS 112042 chromosome 2, whole genome shotgun sequence DNA includes these proteins:
- the MUP3 gene encoding low-affinity methionine permease (EggNog:ENOG503NVX7; COG:E), whose protein sequence is MCVLAVYFLRMPNQSTSHGETTPLLRAPPSAAIVHISQGHRRQKSSSTSASSTTLKSGDIISTTRRDIEDDVLPETAVLGRTLGWRSAYILIISRVIGSGIFATPGSIVSSVGSIGLSLTLWVAGAVLSWFGLAVGLEYGCMLPRSGGDKVYLEFTYRRPRFLASTIVAVHAVLLGFTASNCIVFGEYTLFALGKQPSEHKVEVRALAVALMTLITIIHGCFLRTGIFIQNLLGWIKIGLIVFMTLASAVVVLAGYRPTTPSETTRLLLPSWDSIWEGSVWNWGIISTALFKVFYSYAGLQNVNNVLNEVRDPVKTLKSAAPTALFTACLLYFLVNVAYFLIVPLDEIKQSGELIAALFFQRLLGETTGRIFLPLAVAISAAGNVMVVTFSLARLNQEIARQGLLPYGHLWSSSQPLGAPLGALMVHYIPSVVVICVPARNIYSFILDVEGYPGQFFVLATSLGLIWLRKTRPDLRRPYKAFLPAVWARIVLSIAMIAAPFMPMAGESHGDHLFRVSYALVGISVLLLAVLYWFVLVVVLPKLGGYELDETTEVLGDGTAITKLIRVAKEDEHTT, encoded by the exons ATGTGTGTATTAGCTGTTTACTTTCTCAGAATGCCTAACCAGTCAACTTCACATGGAGAGACAACACCTCTTCTTCGAGCGCCGCCCTCAGCTGCCATCGTCCACATCAGCCAAGGCCACCGACGGCAGAAATCCAGCTCGACATCCGCCTCGTCCACAACACTCAAAAGCGGTGATATCATCTCGACAACTCGCAGAGACATTGAAGATGATGTGCTTCCCGAGACAGCCGTCCTGGGACGTACTCTAGGTTGGAGAAGTGCCTACATTTTGATCATCTCGCGGGTCATCGGGTCTGGCATCTTTGCAACTCCGGGGAGCATAGTCAGTTCAGTGGGGAGTATCGGTCTCAGCCTCACCCTTTGGGTCGCCGGTGCCGTTTTGAGTTGGTTTGGATTGGCTGTTGGATTGGAATATGGATGTATGCTTCCGCGCTCAGGTG GCGACAAGGTATACTTGGAATTCACTTATCGTCGCCCTCGATTTCTGGCGTCGACCATTGTAGCTGTTCACGCTGTACTTTTGGGGTTCACGGCAAGCAACTGCATCGTTTTTGGCGAGTACACCCTCTTCGCACTCGGGAAGCAGCCCTCGGAACACAAAGTCGAGGTTCGGGCTCTCGCTGTGGCTTTAATGACGCTGATTACCATCATTCATGGTTGCTTTCTTAGGACGGGGATATTCATCCAAAACCTGCTGGGTTGGATCAAGATTGGCTTGATCGTGTTTATGACACTTGCTTCTGCCGTGGTGGTCCTGGCCGGCTACCGtcccacaaccccatccGAAACGACGCGGCTACTGCTACCTTCTTGGGATAGTATCTGGGAGGGGTCTGTCTGGAATTGGGGCATCATCAGCACTGCCTTATTCAAGGTTTTCTACTCGTATGCGGGACTGCAAAACGTCAACAATGTGCTCAACGAAGTGCGGGACCCAGTCAAGACACTGAAATCAGCCGCACCCACTGCCTTGTTTACAGCTTGTCTCCTGTACTTTCTGGTCAATGTCGCCTATTTTCTCATTGTCCCATTGGATGAGATTAAGCAGAGTGGCGAGCTGATTGCAGCGCTGTTCTTCCAGAGGCTGTTGGGAGAAACGACCGGGCGGATCTTCTTGCCTCTAGCTGTGGCTATTTCGGCTGCTGGAAATGTTATGGTTGTCACATTCTCCTTG GCGAGACTGAACCAAGAGATTGCTCGCCAGGGTCTCCTACCTTATGGACATCTCTGGTCGTCCTCTCAGCCGTTGGGAGCCCCTTTGGGAGCACTCATGGTCCATTACATTCCctctgtggtggtgatatgcGTCCCGGCTCGCAACATATACTCCTTCATTCTTGATGTGGAAGGATATCCTGGTCAGTTCTTTGTTTTGGCGACTAGTCTTGGTCTCATTTGGCTTCGGAAGACGAGACCAGATCTGAGACGTCCATACAAAGCATTCCTACCTGCAGTGTGGGCACGAATCGTGTTATCTATTGCCATGATTGCAGCCCCATTCATGCCCATGGCTGGTGAGAGCCATGGTGATCATTTGTTCAGGGTCAGTTATGCATTGGTGGGCATTTCCGT ACTTTTATTGGCGGTTCTCTACTGGTTTGTGCTTGTCGTTGTTCTTCCTAAACTTGGCGGATACGAATTAGACGAAACAACCGAGGTCTTGGGGGATGGCACAGCTATTACAAAACTCATTCGTGTTGCAAAAGAAGACGAACACACCACTTGA
- a CDS encoding hypothetical protein (EggNog:ENOG503P1ZT; COG:S), which translates to MALNPARASVSSASKALARCTRPPPSSVASSMGLSARQMSTETTPTSTPTTADSQSASGASGASSSERRPRWSYTPERMKGPGFSINIVKNPARKIWHVNEDPEKVDAVYNRFLGKNGDKMLPDEIKWLAVTHKSFDQGRRGFNTRLAYYGRQVLALETTRSILANPLPGDAAQEAISFSDEHGREPFQHPALANVDKLYARQPWDVVSMEKIAKLAFDVGLGEITRWKPKMPENLELSGIVSVLNTSVLAIVGAVSLQNGAEVAHRVVRDRILRRLA; encoded by the exons atggctCTCAATCCCGCGCGGGCGTCCGTCTCGTCGGCCTCCAAGGCTCTGGCAAGATGCACCCGGCCCCCACCATCGTCAGTTGCCAGCAGTATGGGCCTGTCTGCCCGCCAAATGTCGACAGAGACGACaccgacatcaacaccaaccacgGCCGATAGCCAATCAGCCTCCGGGGCCTCCggggcctcctcctcggaaCGTCGCCCGCGATGGTCTTATACCCCAGAACGAATGAAGGGCCCCGGCTTTTCCATCAACATTGTCAAGAACCCCGCGCGCAAGATATGGCACGTAAACGAGGACCCAGAGAAGGTCGATGCCGTTTACAACCGGTTCCTGGGCAAGAACGGCGACAAGATGTTGCCCGACGAGATCAAGTGGCTGGCTGTAACACACAAGAGTTTCGACcaaggaaggagagggttcAACACAAGACTGGCCTATTATG GTCGTCAAGTCCTCGCCCTAGAAACTACGCGAAGTATCCTCGCAAATCCGCTCCCTGGGGATGCGGCCCAAGAAGCAATCAGCTTCTCTGACGAACATGGCCGCGAGCCGTTCCAGCACCCTGCTCTCGCGAATGTCGACAAGCTGTATGCAAGACAACCCTGGGACGTAGTAAGCATGGAAAAGATTGCCAAACTCGCCTTTGATGTTGGTCTGGGTGAAATCACCCGGTGGAAACCCAAGATG CCTGAAAACCTCGAACTCTCGGGTATTGTTTCGGTACTCAACACATCAGTCTTGGCCATCGTCGGCGCCGTTTCTCTTCAAAATGGCGCCGAAGTCGCGCATCGCGTTGTCCGCGACAGAATACTAAGGAGACTGGCTTAA
- a CDS encoding hypothetical protein (EggNog:ENOG503NUT8), whose product MPNTSQLLSHHLQITLGQLRQSSIMRTIRLVTAAITALLAHGAAAKEVAPDPAVAKIYDSGAVHEQLMAKKHATWNRELKAGHFNSKKWKSRGGDGAIRCKNGVAAVIPGDAMNTFKCNKVDFYDFVSHADLGSATGEGSSSWGWTSRDGREFVVIAQADGAAFAEINKQGKLVYLGRLPQTKGIEPLIWREIRGYKNFIIIGSEAAGHGVQVFDMSKLTKINPKKPVTFDPEKDVTSWWNDLPIGRTHNVVVNEEKQYAVAVGAAPRTSACRSGLIFIDLKDPAKPKTLGCAAGDGYVHDAQCLTYRGPDFKYWGRDICYGYNEDTLTIYDVTDKNATNIISRTSYEGAAYTHQGWVTNTAWQEFLVLDDELDEVNGVGPAASGYPITYFWDIRSLESPKQTGFFRSAAYGIDHNQFVIDGLSYQSNYGSGLRILDVSSLSRDPTGARVKEVGFFDIYPEDDALPEGGILDFVGTWSHYPFFKSGFILINTIERGAFVVKRAK is encoded by the exons ATGCCAAACACCTCTCAGCTTCTCTCTCACCACCTTCAAATCACCCTCGGACAACTACGGCAAAGCTCCATCATGAGGACAATTCGGCTCGTCACTGCAGCCATCACGGCCCTCTTGGCCCatggtgctgctgccaaaGAAGTCGCCCCGGACCCGGCCGTGGCCAAGATTTATGACAGTGGTGCCGTCCACGAGCAGTtgatggccaagaagcatgCCACATGGAACCGTGAGCTCAAAGCCGGTCACTTCAACTCCAAGAAATGGAAGTCGCGGGGCGGTGACGGTGCCATCCGCTGCAAGAATGGTGTTGCGGCTGTCATCCCCGGCGATGCCATGAATACGTTCAAGTGCAACAAG GTGGATTTTTACGATTTCGTGTCGCACGCTGATCTGGGATCCGCCACTGGCGAGGGTTCGTCCTCGTGGGGCTGGACCAGCCGTGATGGCCGTGAGTTTGTCGTCATCGCTCAGGCTGATGGCGCCGCCTTTGCCGAGATCAACAAACAGGGCAAGCTTGTCTACCTCGGCCGTCTTCCTCAGACCAAGGGCATTGAGCCCCTCATCTGGCGTGAGATCAGGGGGTACAAGAACTTTATCATCATCGGATCCGAGGCCGCCGGCCACGGTGTCCAGGTGTTTGATATGAGCAAGCTTACCAAGATCAACCCCAAGAAGCCCGTCACCTTTGACCCCGAGAAGGATGTCACTTCCTGGTGGAACGACCTGCCCATTGGCCGCACTCACAACGTTGTTGTCAATGAGGAAAAGCAGTATGCCGTCGCCGTCGGCGCTGCACCCCGCACCAGCGCTTGCCGGTCCGgcctcatcttcatcgatCTCAAGGACCCAGCCAAGCCCAAGACGCTCGGATGCGCCGCAGGTGACGGATACGTCCATGACGCTCAGTGCCTGACATACCGGGGTCCTGATTTCAAGTACTGGGGCCGGGACATTTGCTACGGTTACAACGAGGACACCTTGACCAT CTACGATGTTACTGACAAGAAcgccaccaacatcatctcaCGCACCAGTTACGAGGGAGCAGCCT ATACTCATCAAGGCTGGGTCACTAACACTGCCTGGCAGGAGTTCCTcgtccttgatgatgagcttgacgAGGTTAATGGTGTCGGTCCGGCTGCCAGCGGGTATCCAATCACTTACTTTTGGGACATTCGCTCTCTTGAGAGCCCCAAGCAAACTGGCTTCTTCCGGAGCGCTGCTTACGGCATTGACCACAACCAGTTTGTCATTGACGGTCTCTCTTACCAAAGCAACTACGGCTCTGGCTTGAGAATTCTAGATGTATCAAGCTTGTCCAGGGACCCTACCGGTGCCCGAGTGAAGGAGGTTGGCTTCTTTGACATTTACCCCGAGGATGATGCTCTTCCAGAGGGTGGTATCTTGGATTTCGTCGGCACTTGGAGTCACTACCCCTTCTTCAAGAGTGGATTTATCCTCATTAACACCATTGAACGGGGCGCCTTTGTCGTCAAGAGGGCCAAATAA
- a CDS encoding hypothetical protein (EggNog:ENOG503P6FR): MATLTESLSSRGVGEVPTSTTMNISHEPSDGRVSSTSADESPGLTTFSLFSLLPAEIRLKIWRLSFFPRTVVLHTRRTHYADDNHRDQPKWQSRSFNPVALSVSVEARQAALRHYNVALPLHAPTVRHHLLDPEINSERPGDLLPSRSLYLNLEHDTVALLGDLHYTRLTNLLDWLRKTGASLLRNQKGKARGLRRLSMSMAPWAHPVGAATLKAFSRTIFADLDEFILFLYAERVPPAEWKGGKCVLQQASVDTDYYRRFLLSRGKQFVDGEGWMKVGKKPMKVAEIQFVDGW; this comes from the exons ATGGCTACCTTGACAGAGAGCCTCTCCTCAAGGGGAGTAGGAGAGgttccaacctcaaccacgaTGAACATCAGCCACGAGCCAAGTGATGGGCGGGTTTCTTCAACGTCTGCCGATGAGAGCCCGGGCCTCACAACGTTTTCCCTATTCTCACTTCTCCCCGCGGAGATCCGTCTCAAGATATG GCGTCTCTCATTCTTTCCTCGTACAGTCGTCCTTCACACCCGCCGCACCCACTATGCTGATGACAACCACCGAGACCAACCCAAGTGGCAATCACGCTCCTTCAACCCTGTCGCTCTTTCGGTCTCTGTGGAAGCCCGCCAGGCAGCTCTCAGGCACTATAATGTTGCGCTTCCCCTTCACGCTCCTACCGTCCGACACCACCTCCTAGACCCAGAGATCAATTCGGAACGGCCTGGAGacctccttccttcccgcTCGCTGTATCTCAACCTAGAGCATGACACAGTCGCCTTGCTCGGTGATCTCCATTACACCCGGTTGACGAACCTGTTGGATTGGCTCCGAAAGACGGGTGCATCCCTTCTGAGGAACCAAAAGGGTAAGGCAAGGGGGCTGAGAAGGTTGTCAATGAGCATGGCTCCCTGGGCTCACCCAGTGGGGGCAGCCACTCTCAAAGCCTTTTCGCGGACCATTTTTGCCGACCTGGACGAGTTTATCTTGTTTCTATATGCAGAGCGCGTGCCGCCGGCCGAGTGGAAGGGCGGTAAATGCGTGCTGCAGCAAGCGAGTGTCGATACTGATTACTATCGCCGCTTCCTCCTGAGCAGAGGCAAGCagtttgttgatggggaagggTGGATGAAGGTTGGCAAGAAGCCCATGAAGGTGGCCGAGATTCAGTttgtggatgggtggtga
- the RMS1 gene encoding Ribosomal lysine N-methyltransferase 4 (EggNog:ENOG503NWQB; BUSCO:EOG09261WJ8; COG:S), whose amino-acid sequence MEVDSDADSRFLEGTRHFLSWFQSLPGATFHKDITIEDLRSRNAGRGIVAQADIAADTVLFTIPRNSILCAATSPLKDKLPEIFDLDNDDEDESGDESDGDNQNSWTLLILILIHEYLQGSSSQWKPYLDVLPSTFNTPMFWTPSQLSFLQASAVTSKIGQGEADKMIASKILPVIRSHPQIFFPSSATPLSDDQLIQLAHRMGSTIMSYAFDLEQDMEIPEQLENDDEWEEDREGKTMLGMVPMADILNADAEFNAHINHAEDALTAVSLRLIRKGEEILNFYGPLSSAELLRRYGYVTEKHARWDVVELSWSLISSALQSKLKAQPSVWEKVCALVQQDEEFEEAFVLERQSPDPSSTGLLEEPAEFTSLPDELGEHFKLCLKAYKKITDSKNDMALRALNDRDWRKRLYLETILEAVTQREREYGTTLEQDDQLLSADPSDQREKMAVWVRRGEKLVLREARAWITTQLEELRNRPVDQLLDEGRAAKRRRI is encoded by the exons ATGGAGGTCGATAGCGACGCAGACTCCCGGTTTTTGGAGGGGACACGTCATTTTCTCTCCTGGTTCCAGTCTCTGCCGGGAGCAACCTTCCATAAGGACATTACGATTGAGGATCTGAGGAGTCGAAATGCAGGACGGGGTATTG TCGCCCAGGCCGACATTGCTGCCGACACAGttctcttcaccatcccacGCAACAGCATTCTTTGCGcggcaacctcccccttGAAAGACAAACTCCCTGAAATATTTGACCTCGacaatgatgatgaggacgagtCTGGAGATGAAAGTGATGGCGACAACCAAAACTCTTGGACGCTCCtgatcctcatcctcatccacgAATATCTGCAAGGGTCCTCCTCTCAGTGGAAGCCTTACCTCGacgtcctcccctccaccttcaacacccccatgTTCTGGACACCCTCGCAGCTTTCCTTCCTTCAAGCTTCTGCCGTTACATCCAAGATCGGTCAGGGGGAGGCTGATAAGATGATCGCATCCAAGATCCTCCCTGTCATccgctcccacccccaaataTTCTTCCCCTCGTCAGCCACGCCCCTCTCCGATGACCAACTCATCCAGCTGGCGCACCGCATGGGCTCCACCATCATGTCATATGCCTTTGATCTTGAGCAGGACATGGAGATCCCCGAGCAGCTGGAGAACGACGACGAATGGGAGGAGGACCGCGAAGGGAAAACCATGCTGGGGATGGTGCCCATGGCAGACATTTTGAACGCCGACGCCGAGTTCAATGCGCACATCAACCATGCCGAAGATGCCCTGACTGCCGTCTCACTCCGCCTCATcagaaagggggaggagattcTCAACTTTTACGGCCCGCTATCGAGTGCCGAGCTGCTCCGACGGTATGGATACGTCACGGAGAAGCATGCCAGGTGGGATGTGGTCGAGTTGTCTTGGAGTCTCATTTCGTCTGCGCTGCAGTCCAAGCTCAAAGCCCAGCCATCGGTCTGGGAAAAGGTATGCGCGTTGGTGCAGCAGGACGAGGAGTTTGAAGAGGCATTTGTTCTGGAACGTCAGAGTCCGGATCCTTCGTCCACAGGGTTGTTGGAAGAGCCGGCCGAGTTTACCTCTCTCCCGGACGAGCTCGGTGAGCATTTCAAGCTTTGTCTAAAGGCCTACAAAAAAATAACAGACAGCAAAAACGATATGGCCCTTCGCGCACTGAACGACAGGGACTGGAGAAAGAGGTTATACCTAGAAACCATATTGGAGGCTGTAACGCAGAGAGAAAGGGAATACGGTACCACACTAGAGCAGGATGATCAGCTCCTCAGTGCTGATCCGTCCGACCAACGAGAAAAGATGGCTGTGTGGGTGCGCCGGGGGGAGAAGCTTGTTCTAAGAGAAGCACGAGCGTGGATCACCACGCAGCTCGAGGAGCTGAGAAACAGACCCGTGGATCAGCTACTAGACGAAGGGAgggcggcgaagaggaggagaatatAA
- a CDS encoding hypothetical protein (EggNog:ENOG503NVSN; BUSCO:EOG09262D4G; COG:S), with protein sequence MSSSTTSSTFRRAFKSVTPTPTSTDTLRDRLAAVLPHGFKFAVYHLSTPPTKTEPLCSAPPDERPDKTFGESHFLTISIDRDHDAPASLKRASPGADEAKATEPRAQVLVFAVEIFIFTTAYSTTLFVGKADSTGYLHLLKLPKGTSSPIRQVTAIFLAYLIEHRRRKNTQTIVNLFARAQSQYLFPGSVQNDGKHILDDRGLVKWWCRVLNPLMEGLRGEAWGTPKGYLLVPGLEETDTRAFVPRTATSADNWVIGHPLEKISHYVDEFDWVPPRCLIPRYPDDPKSRFRDELDEEVSKRKQGIWKWASVKNLDQFWEMMSFRQECSSGRLTGFIWLVFNPTKKDTAAQAKTTTSTSSFDAPFSSHNPPSTPPRRRVDILAQTPRSNRGSPLKQDLDGLPPQPDRRKKKDKLKRKKKLTGPIISRPPKVKRQLRNYLLDRPTSTKYYYWPLEGRGAKVVSESEYKRDIELLLHLDFSTLDKAVGSSRRWISQAGVGADEWGASVLGKAKTQGTLFGSVSSGNQGAVVTNLTGLVRRKGPSQETGQSTAGSNESGPISINVLDAGLIRKKPKNKA encoded by the coding sequence ATGTCTTCgtccaccacatcctcgaCCTTCAGACGTGCCTTCAAGAGTGTGACTCCGACTCCAACCAGCACCGACACCCTTCGCGATCGACTCGCTGCCGTGTTGCCTCACGGCTTCAAGTTTGCCGTTTACCACCTCTCGACGCCCCCGACCAAGACCGAACCTCTCTGCTCGGCCCCACCAGACGAACGGCCAGACAAGACATTTGGCGAAAGCCACTTCCTGACCATCTCGATAGATCGCGACCACGATGCGCCTGCCTCCTTAAAGCGCGCTTCGCCCGGTGCCGACGAGGCCAAAGCCACCGAGCCCAGAGCCCAGGTGTTGGTCTTTGCTGTCGAGATCTTCATCTTCACGACAGCCTACTCGACCACGCTGTTCGTGGGCAAGGCGGACTCGACTGGCTACCTGCATCTTCTCAAGCTCCCCAAGGGCACCTCATCGCCCATCCGCCAAGTGACAGCCATATTCCTCGCCTACCTGATCGAACATCGTCGACGCAAGAACACACAGACCATCGTGAACCTCTTTGCCCGCGCCCAGTCGCAGTATCTGTTTCCAGGTAGCGTGCAAAATGACGGCAAGCATATTCTCGACGACCGGGGCCTGGTCAAATGGTGGTGCAGAGTGCTCAACCCGCTGATGGAGGGATTGAGAGGGGAGGCGTGGGGAACCCCGAAAGGGTACCTCCTCGTCCCGGGTCTGGAGGAGACTGACACGAGGGCCTTTGTTCCACGGACAGCTACGAGCGCGGACAACTGGGTTATCGGCCATCCCTTGGAAAAGATATCCCATTACGTCGACGAGTTCGACTGGGTGCCGCCGCGCTGCCTGATCCCGCGCTACCCCGACGACCCCAAATCCCGATTTCGCGAcgagctggacgaggaggtcTCCAAACGAAAGCAGGGAATATGGAAGTGGGCGAGCGTCAAAAATCTTGACCAGTTCTGGGAAATGATGTCGTTTCGCCAGGAGTGCTCAAGCGGACGGCTCACTGGTTTTATTTGGCTAGTTTTTAACCCCACCAAGAAGGATACTGCCGCCCAAGCAAAGACTACCACGTCCACTTCGTCATTTGACGCGCCATTCTCGTCTCACAACCCACCCTCCACACCTCCCCGTCGGCGCGTGGATATCCTCGCTCAGACTCCACGCTCCAATAGAGGCAGCCCGCTGAAACAAGATTTGGATGGTTTGCCCCCGCAACCGGATCGTCGCAAGAAAAAGGACAAgttgaagagaaagaagaagctgacggGCCCCATCATATCGCGACCGCCCAAGGTGAAGCGCCAGCTCCGCAACTATCTACTCGACCGACCGACGTCGACAAAGTACTATTACTGGCCCCTAGAAGGACGGGGTGCCAAAGTGGTTAGCGAGTCGGAATACAAGAGGGATATCGAGCTTCTGTTGCACCTGGACTTTTCGACACTGGACAAGGCGGTGGGAAGTTCTCGGCGCTGGATCAGCCAGGCAGGCGTTGGCGCTGACGAGTGGGGTGCTTCAGTTCTCGGTAAGGCTAAGACACAAGGAACCCTCTTTGGGAGTGTGAGCAGTGGTAATCAGGGGGCCGTCGTGACCAACTTGACAGGACTAGTGCGCAGGAAAGGGCCATCACAAGAGACAGGGCAAAGCACGGCAGGCTCTAATGAGAGCGGGCCAATCTCCATCAATGTCCTTGATGCGGGGTTGATACGAAAGAAGCCAAAGAACAAGGCATGA
- a CDS encoding hypothetical protein (EggNog:ENOG503Q3TU), translating into MAAAAVASPAVNAIGPINSHGLEFGKPLKHNVHTKFNYYKDPGDGSAPAPYVIGRPETLIERPRVEIDAVVTDITGDESKYTLDSHGFQLYQHESKEKDFSDDDKIKAEYYPEVEQLLKDATGAHHVYIFDHTIRRGSQDNRAPDAGFRGPVRSVHVDQSYEASRQRVRYHLPDEADELLAKRFQIINVWRPIKTIFRDPLGVADAHSVPDSDLIGAALIYPDRAGETYVVKPNSSHKWYFKYAQTPEEVTLIKCFDTEEGVARRVPHSSFIDPDEEDKAPRESIEVRTLVFYD; encoded by the exons ATGGCTGCAGCTGCTGTTGCCTCTCCTGCTGTCAATGCCATTGGGCCCATCAACTCCCATGGTTTAGAATTTGGCAAGCCTCTCAAGCACAACGTCCACACCAAATTCAACTATTACAAGGACCCTGGCGATGGTTCTGCCCCTGCCCCATATGTTATTGG TCGTCCAGAGACCTTGATTGAGCGCCCTCGTGTTGAGATCGACGCAGTCGTCACCGATATTACGGGCGACGAGAGCAAGTACACGCTTGATAGTCACGGATTTCAGCTTTACCAACACGAAAGCAAAGAGAAGGATTTTTCCGACGAtgacaagatcaaggccgAATATTACCCGGAAGTCGAGCAGCTGCTGAAGGATGC GACCGGAGCCCATCACGTCTACATCTTTGACCACACAATTCGCCGCGGTAGCCAGGATAACCGTGCACCTGACGCTGGATTCCGTGGTCCCGTACGCAGCGTCCACGTTGACCAATCGTACGAGGCATCTCGCCAAAGGGTGCGCTATCACTTGCCGGACGAGGCGGATGAGCTCCTTGCTAAACGGTTTCAAATCATCAATGTCTGGCGTCCAATCAAGACCATCTTCCGCGACCCTCTGGGCGTGGCTGATGCTCATTCGGTTCCGGATTCAGACCTGATTGGTGCTGCTCTTATCTACCCTGATCGAGCCGGTGAGACATATGTGGTGAAGCCCAACTCATCCCACAAGTGGTACTTCAAATACGCGCAGACCCCTGAGGAGGTTACTTTGATCAAGTGCTTCGATACCGAGGAGGGTGTGGCAAGAAGGGTGCCGCACTCTTCGTTCATTGACCCAGATGAGGAAGATAAGGCACCAAGGGAGAGCATCGAGGTTCGGACTTTGGTCTTTTATGATTAG